A region of Osmerus eperlanus chromosome 9, fOsmEpe2.1, whole genome shotgun sequence DNA encodes the following proteins:
- the ngb gene encoding neuroglobin has product MEKLTGNDKELIRGSWESLGKNKVPHGVVLFSRLFELDPTLLTLFNYNTNCGSAKECLSSPEFLEHVTKVMLVIDAAVSHLDDLHTLEDFLLNLGRKHQAVGVHTQSFALVGESLLYMLQCSLGQAYTAPLRQAWLNMYSVVVAAMSRGWAKNGERKTD; this is encoded by the exons ATGGAGAAGCTGACTGGGAACGACAAGGAGCTGATCCGAGGGAGCTGGGAGAGTCTGGGAAAGAACAAAGTTCCGCACGGCGTTGTCTTGTTCTCCAG attgTTTGAACTGGATCCCACGCTCCTCACCCTCTTCAACTACAACACCAACTGTGGCTCGGCTAAAGAGTGTCTCTCCAGCCCTGAGTTCCTGGAGCATGTCACCAAG gtgatGCTGGTGATCGATGCAGCAGTCAGTCATCTGGATGATCTTCACACCCTGGAGGACTTCTTACTCAACCTGGGGAGGAAACATCAGGCTGTGGGCGTTCATACCCAGTCATTCGCT CTCGTGGGAGAGTCTCTGCTCTACATGCTGCAGTGCAGTCTGGGCCAGGCGTACACAGCTCCGCTGCGCCAGGCGTGGCTCAACATGTACAGCGTCGTGGTGGCGGCCATGAGCCGGGGATGGGCCAAGAACGGCGAGCGCAAAACCGACTGA
- the fam161b gene encoding protein FAM161B: MQEQRNMADLQAFLDDGLRSEELLRLRLQSLKEANTQQLLEAEKRQREALEKRIQQNSKLSADTDGISSAERQLEAFFNSQTRWAGPRTTRSDLTSNKGSITGTSQHIKHTERCVTASTANVSTTSVPRQDHRSPKAIHVGPQCGRPHAETTKPSREEEEEAECQRKFTAAPVPSHVFLPLYQEVVEGREQVRKQGLEQRRNFLVSMQKPFSFMEVDERKREKLVDTFSGVTQDQKAKAVSIRKPIPKAVMDPAISERLKAEELNRKVRIQARAQETLRKSLCPLQTQIASNTTQLRSSQRTKREILAFLDEKPSFRPRTNSQVPDFDRLHKAFQKEALRSAERREVTRCQPFHLRTSTLPTRPSKASQENTQEPIVSVRLKRSHSFGGVTSLSTDTLPTYITDAARQRCLAIRKSMEQIDSQKQESAEWMRRHEMRSQALKKTVSMRAKVMDPHSSLKDVYHEKLKQHKEADQQRAREYKKELRNMKARITVRPYLFEQVTQRNAKADVERRYRDKLKEAGVNEHFVATMGREEVTSLKSDKEEDADDQSVASDTQSREAGVSDGEKIKEEEEESVKTNEEKSI, translated from the exons ATGCAAGAGCAGAGAAACATGGCAGATCTGCAGGCTTTCCTGGATGACGGCCTGAGATCAGAGGAGCTGCTCCGGCTTCGCCTGCAGTCCCTGAAGGAGGCCAACACACAGCAGTTGCTGGAGGcagagaagaggcagagagaagctcTGGAGAAGAGGATTCAGCAGAACTCCAAGCTGTCTGCAGACACAGACGGGATATCTAGTGCTGAAAGACAACTCGAGGCGTTTTTCAACAGCCAGACCAG ATGGGCTGGACCGCGAACAACTAGATCTGACTTGACCTCTAATAAGGGATCAATCACAGGAACCTCCCAGCACATCAAGCACACAGAGAGATGCGTCACTGCCTCCACAGCCAACGTATCGACAACATCAGTCCCCCGGCAAGATCACCGGAGTCCTAAAGCCATCCACGTGGGACCACAGTGCGGCCGACCGCATGCAGAGACTACTAAaccgagcagagaggaggaggaggaggctgaatGTCAGAGGAAGTTCACGGCTGCTCCTGTGCCCAGTCACGTGTTCCTGCCCCTTTACCAGGAggttgtggaggggagagagcaggtgagGAAACAGGGACTCGAGCAGAGAAGGAACTTCCTGGTTTCCATGCAGAAGCCCTTCAGCTTCATGGAGgtagatgagaggaagagagagaagcttgTGGACACGTTTAGCGGTGTCACACAGGACCAGAAAGCCAAGGCTGTCTCGATCAGGAAACCAATACCCAAAGCAGTCATGGATCCTGCCATTTCTGAGCGTTTAAAAG CGGAAGAGCTGAACAGGAAGGTCCGTATCCAGGCTAGGGCCCAGGAAACACTAAGGAAGTCCTTGTGTCCTCTACAGACCCAGATCGCCTCCAACACTACCCAGCTTCGCAGCTCCCAGCGCACCAAGAGGGAGATCCTGGCCTTCCTGGATGAGAAGCCAAGCTTCCGTCCCAGAACCAACTCCCAGGTCCCGGATTTTGACAGGCTGCACAAGGCCTTCCAGAAAGAGGCCCTGAGgagtgcagagaggagagaggtgaccaGGTGCCAGCCTTTCCACCTGCGGACATCCACCCTGCCCACACGACCCAGTAAGGCCAGCCAGGAAAACACTCAG GAGCCCATAGTCAGTGTTCGTTTAAAGAGAAGTCATTCGTTCGGCGGTGTGACTTCCCTTTCCACTGACACCCTCCCCACATACATCACCGATGCTGCTAGACAACGCTGCCTGGCTATtag AAAGTCGATGGAGCAAATTGACAGCCAGAAGCAGGAGAGCGCAGAATGGATGAGGAGGCACGAGATGCGGTCTCAGGCACTGAAGAAGACGGTTAGCATGCGGGCCAAGGTCATGGACCCCCACAGCAGCCTGAAAGATGTGTACCATGAGAAGCTGAAGCAGCACAA GGAGGCCGACCAGCAAAGGGCGAGAGAATACAAGAAGGAGCTCCGGAACATGAAGGCAAGAATCACGGTGCGTCCATACCTGTTTGAACAGGTGACGCAG AGAAACGCCAAGGCGGACGTGGAGCGCCGGTACAGAGACAAGCTGAAGGAGGCCGGAGTAAATGAACATTTTGTTGCGACAatgggaagagaggaagtgacatcactaAAATCTGACAAGGAAGAGGATGCTGATGACCAAAGTGTAGCAAGCGACACCCAGTCAAG GGAAGCCGGAGTCAGCGACGGGGAGAAAattaaagaggaagaggaagagagcgtgAAAACCAATGAAGAAAAAAGCATCTAA
- the coq6 gene encoding ubiquinone biosynthesis monooxygenase COQ6, mitochondrial — protein sequence MHCLSKATLVFNGIGWRHVSSNHLSTAKIISRGLACAQNGKESSEVYDVVISGGGMVGTAMACSLGMDPNLEGKKILLLEAGNKKVMDTVPEAYSTRVSSISPGSATLLSGIGAWDSIVNMRCKPYQKMQVWDACSDALITFDKENLQDEMAYIVENDIIVAALTKQLERLQDNVKVHYRTKVVKYSWPRSHQVEDSIPWVQVTLANGETLQTKLLVGADGPNSMVRRECGIPTVKWNYDQSAVVAVLHLSEPTENIVAWQRFLPTGPIAMLPLSDTASSLVWSTSHRLAEELLGLDEESFVDAINSAFWSNENQSELVETAGSLFRSALTMLMPSAGSARQLPPSVAGIGPKSRVMFPLGMGHAAEYIRHRVALIGDAAHRVHPLAGQGANMGFGDVACLTQVLSQAAFNGKDLGAMQHLLEYETERQRHNLPMMAAIDLMKRLYSTNVAPAVLLRTFGLQATNMLPPIKEQIMAFASK from the exons ATGCATTGTCTAAGTAAAGCGACATTGGTATTTAATGGAATTGGATGGCGACATGTTTCTTCAAATCATCTGTCAACTGCTAAAATAATTAGTCGGGGGCTTGCGTGCGCCCAAAATGGAAAGGAATCGAGCGAGGTATATGACGTTGTTATATCTGGAGGTGGGATGGTTGGAACCGCTATGGCGTGTTCTTTAG GCATGGACCCAAATCTGGAGGGGAAGAAGATCCTGTTGCTGGAAGCAGGAAATAAGAAAGTGATGGACACGGTTCCTGAGGCGTACAGTACCAGAGTCAGCTCCATCAGCCCTGGTTCTGCCACCCTGCTCAGTG GTATTGGAGCCTGGGACAGCATAGTGAACATGAGATGCAAGCCCTATCAGAAGATGCAG GTTTGGGATGCCTGCTCAGATGCCCTGATTACTTTCGATAAGGAGAACCTGCAGGATGAGATGGCATACATTGTGGAGAACGACATCATTGTGGCCGCACTGACTAAACAGCTGGAGAGACTCCAGG ATAACGTGAAGGTCCACTACAGAACCAAGGTGGTGAAGTACTCCTGGCCCAGATCCCACCAGGTGGAAGACTCCATCCCCTGGGTCCAGGTCACCCTGGCCAATGGGGAGACACTACAGACAAAACTACTG GTGGGGGCAGATGGACCCAACTCCATGGTCAGGCGGGAGTGTGGGATTCCCACAGTCAAGTGGAACTACGACCAGTCGGCTGTGGTGGCCGTACTGCACCTGTCAGAG CCCACAGAGAATATTGTTGCTTGGCAAAGGTTTCTACCGACAGGTCCCATTGCAATGCTACCG CTGTCGGACACGGCAAGCTCTCTGGTTTGGTCTACGAGTCACCGCCTTGCGGAGGAGCTGCTGGGGCTGGACGAGGAGAGCTTCGTAGACGCCATCAACTCCGCCTTC TGGAGTAATGAGAACCAGTCGGAGCTGGTTGAGACGGCTGGCTCGCTGTTTCGCAGCGCCCTGACGATGCTCATGCCCTCGGCGGGCTCAGCGCGTCAGTTGCCCCCCAGCGTGGCCGGGATCGGGCCGAAGAGCCGGGTGATGTTCCCGCTCGGCATGGGCCATGCGGCAGAGTACATCCGACACAGGGTGGCCCTCATCGG CGACGCAGCCCACCGCGTCCACCCGCTGGCCGGCCAGGGAGCCAATATGGGCTTCGGGGATGTGGCCTGTCTCACACAGGTTCTGAGCCAAGCAGCCTTTAACGGGAAGGATCTGG GAGCCATGCAGCACTTGCTGGAGTACGAGACTGAACGGCAGCGACACAACCTGCCCATGATGGCTGCCATCGATCTCATGAAACGCCTGTACTCCACCAACGTGGCCCCTGCCGTGCTGTTACGCACGTTTGGTCTGCAGGCCACCAACATGCTGCCTCCTATCAAA GAGCAGATCATGGCATTTGCAAGCAAGTGA
- the LOC134026930 gene encoding ectonucleoside triphosphate diphosphohydrolase 5-like codes for MALHMLLLTVMSLWLLAGDFQAEATYYRHHRVHHREHSANTENLLPEVAHSDPGVSHPVPEVIYPYPEITHSAPEITYPVPEIFYPAPEIPQPAPANPPQASPEGFSPELFRPVNMSRVFYGIMFDAGSTGTRIHIYKFIQKDPVELPVLDSEMYHAVKPGLSAYKDKPEEGGDTIRQLLKIAKKTVPEEEWKQTPVVLKATAGLRLLPVEKANALLDEVRDVFDSSPFFVPNNSVSIMNGANEGVLAWVTVNFLTGHLYAKSRKTVGILDLGGGSTQITFLPKSKKTVVSAPSSYIANINMFNSTYQLYTHSYLGNGLYAARLSTLGALGSDGLDWKIFTSSCLPKKFREDVTFGGTTYHVSGIPDGYAGYKLCYYEVMRVIKGNFHQPLEVKGSSIFYAFSYYYDRAVESGLIDGNRGGVVEVRDFKKRAKEVCNKMTKYRPISPFLCMDMTYITCLLKEGFGFKDNTVLQLTKKVNNVETSWALGATFDHFHNLNIH; via the exons ATGGCTCTGCACATGCTGCTCCTGACCGTGATGTCCCTGTGGCTTCTGGCCGGAGACTTCCAAGCCGAGGCGACCTACTACCGTCACCACCGCGTCCACCACCGCGAACACTCAGCCAACACGGAAAACCTCCTGCCCGAAGTCGCCCACTCAGACCCCGGCGTCTCTCATCCTGTTCCTGAAGTCATCTACCCGTATCCTGAAATCACCCACTCTGCTCCAGAGATCACCTACCCTGTACCTGAGATCTTCTACCCGGCTCCAGAGATCCCCCAGCCGGCCCCAGCAaaccccccccaggcctccccggAGGGGTTCTCCCCAGAGCTGTTCCGGCCTGTCAACATGAGCCGGGTCTTCTATGGGATCATGTTTGATGCCGGTAGCACCGGCACCAGGATACACATCTACAAGTTTATCCAGAAGGATCCAG TTGAGTTGCCTGTTCTTGACAGTGAAATGTATCATGCAGTGAAGCCAGGTCTGTCTGCTTACAAAGACAAGCCCGAggag GGTGGCGACACCATCAGACAGCTGCTGAAGATCGCCAAGAAGACAGTGCCAGAGGAGGAGTGGAAACAGACTCCTGTGGTTCTGAAGGCCACGGCCGGGCTCCGCCTCCTGCCCGTGGAGAAGGCCAACGCGCTGCTGGATGAG GTTCGAGATGTCTTTGACTCTTCTCCATTCTTCGTACCAAACAACAGCGTGTCCATAATGAATGGAGCCAATGAAG GAGTGCTGGCCTGGGTGACTGTTAACTTCCTGACAG GACACCTGTATGCCAAGAGCAGGAAAACTGTGGGCATCCTGGACCTGGGAGGGGGGTCCACGCAGATCACATTCCTCCCCAAATCCAAG AAAACAGTAGTCTCTGCTCCATCCAGTTACATTGCCAACATTAACATGTTCAACAGCACCTACCAGCTCTACACCCACAG tTACCTTGGAAACGGACTCTATGCCGCTAGACTATCAACTCTTGGTGCTCTGGGATCAGATG GTCTAGACTGGAAGATTTTCACAAGTTCCTGCCTTCCCAAAAAGTTCAGAGAGGACGTGACTTTCGGTGGCACCACGTACCATGTCAGTGGGATCCCAGACG GCTACGCTGGTTACAAGCTGTGCTACTATGAAGTGATGAGGGTGATCAAAGGCAACTTCCACCAGCCCTTAGAGGTGAAGGGCAGCAGTATCTTCTACGCATTCTCCTACTACTACGACAGGGCTGTGGAGTCTGGCCTTATCG ACGGCAATCGAGGGGGTGTGGTCGAGGTCAGGGACTTCAAGAAGAGAGCCAAGGAAG TGTGCAACAAGATGACCAAGTACCGGCCCATCAGCCCTTTCCTCTGCATGGACATGACATATATCACCTGCCTGTTGAAGGAGGGCTTTGGCTTCAAGGACAACACTGTGCTGCAG CTCACCAAGAAGGTGAATAACGTGGAGACCAGCTGGGCTCTGGGGGCCACGTTCGACCACTTCCACAACCTCAACATCCACTAA